The following proteins are encoded in a genomic region of Brachypodium distachyon strain Bd21 chromosome 1, Brachypodium_distachyon_v3.0, whole genome shotgun sequence:
- the LOC100824347 gene encoding reticulon-like protein B17 isoform X1, translating to MPSPVDVDIADATARHDPASPFPVISPWGDVLPLSPARDSPIRRRRSKLLLRDSSVDKGAGAAGSPRKKRRGAGEARTAASPGKNVRRARRRLENGGRREETGNEAAAAEEAVGKTRRKKTAAQPPAAKGLVAIVKEKKVSGLALVPYPRTNLTQGPENVEQSDWEGLWEMVVELVMWKNVGRSAFWFGSGSMLFLSSSFSRDIDFSPIKVLCNFGVVTLGLAFFKDSISQSCNRQNMERARSFQLTEEDVLQVAKAVLPVANSFITMTRVIFSGDPSMTLKVLPVLLFGAKYGHLFTVWRLLATGFFGCFTLPRLYSCYSSHIHEKVGGLKTQILNAWKSCPRKKLVAAAAVTTFWNMVGVKTRIMAALVAAVTLRYYDQYGRTSKNSEGVIQEQRQATVMED from the exons ATGCCGAGCCCTGTTGACGTCGACATCGCCGACGCTACTGCTCGGCATGATCCCGCGTCCCCTTTCCCGGTCATCTCCCCTTGGGGGGACGTGCTCCCGCTTTCCCCTGCCCGCGACAGCCCCATTCGGCGCCGTCGGTCCAAGCTTCTTCTTCGCGATTCGTCCGTCGACAAAGGCGCAGGGGCTGCCGGGTCTCCACGAAAGAAGCGCCGCGGGGCGGGGGAGGCGCGCACAGCGGCGTCGCCCGGAAAGAATGTcaggagggcgcggcggcggctagagAATGGCGGCAGGAGGGAGGAGACGGGgaacgaggcggcggcggcggaggaagcggTGGGTAAGACCCGGAGAAAGAAGACCGCGGCGCAGCCTCCGGCTGCCAAGGGATTGGTAGCAATCgtcaaggagaagaaggtgtCGGGCCTGGCTTTGGTGCCTTATCCTCGTACCAATCTAACCCAAG GTCCAGAGAATGTAGAGCAGTCTGACTGGGAAGGTCTTTGGGAAATGGTTGTCGAATTGGTGATGTGGAAGAATGTTGGGCGATCAGCATTTTGGTTTGGCTCTGGATCTATGCTTTTCCTCTCTTCATCCTTTTCAAGGGACATCGATTTcag TCCAATCAAGGTACTTTGCAACTTTGGTGTTGTAACGTTGGGCTTAGCCTTCTTCAAAGATTCCATTTCTCAGAG CTGTAACAGGCAGAACATGGAGCGTGCAAGGAGTTTCCAGTTGACCGAGGAGGATGTACTCCAGGTTGCCAAAGCGGTCTTGCCAGTTGCTAACTCCTTCATAACCATGACCCGAGTGATCTTCTCTGGCGATCCATCCATGACTCTGAAA GTGTTACCCGTTCTTCTGTTTGGTGCTAAATATGGGCATCTGTTCACAGTATGGAGGCTTCTAGCAACAG GTTTTTTTGGTTGTTTTACACTTCCAAGACTTTATAGCTGCTACTCGAGTCATATTCATGAAAAAG TTGGGGGTTTAAAAACCCAGATTCTGAATGCATGGAAGTCCTGTCCCCGCAAGAAACTTGTTGCAGCTGCTGCAGTGACAACCTTCTGGAATATGGTTGGTGTGAAGACACGCATAATGGCTG
- the LOC100824347 gene encoding reticulon-like protein B17 isoform X2 codes for MPSPVDVDIADATARHDPASPFPVISPWGDVLPLSPARDSPIRRRRSKLLLRDSSVDKGAGAAGSPRKKRRGAGEARTAASPGKNVRRARRRLENGGRREETGNEAAAAEEAVGKTRRKKTAAQPPAAKGLVAIVKEKKVSGLALVPYPRTNLTQGPENVEQSDWEGLWEMVVELVMWKNVGRSAFWFGSGSMLFLSSSFSRDIDFSPIKVLCNFGVVTLGLAFFKDSISQRQNMERARSFQLTEEDVLQVAKAVLPVANSFITMTRVIFSGDPSMTLKVLPVLLFGAKYGHLFTVWRLLATGFFGCFTLPRLYSCYSSHIHEKVGGLKTQILNAWKSCPRKKLVAAAAVTTFWNMVGVKTRIMAALVAAVTLRYYDQYGRTSKNSEGVIQEQRQATVMED; via the exons ATGCCGAGCCCTGTTGACGTCGACATCGCCGACGCTACTGCTCGGCATGATCCCGCGTCCCCTTTCCCGGTCATCTCCCCTTGGGGGGACGTGCTCCCGCTTTCCCCTGCCCGCGACAGCCCCATTCGGCGCCGTCGGTCCAAGCTTCTTCTTCGCGATTCGTCCGTCGACAAAGGCGCAGGGGCTGCCGGGTCTCCACGAAAGAAGCGCCGCGGGGCGGGGGAGGCGCGCACAGCGGCGTCGCCCGGAAAGAATGTcaggagggcgcggcggcggctagagAATGGCGGCAGGAGGGAGGAGACGGGgaacgaggcggcggcggcggaggaagcggTGGGTAAGACCCGGAGAAAGAAGACCGCGGCGCAGCCTCCGGCTGCCAAGGGATTGGTAGCAATCgtcaaggagaagaaggtgtCGGGCCTGGCTTTGGTGCCTTATCCTCGTACCAATCTAACCCAAG GTCCAGAGAATGTAGAGCAGTCTGACTGGGAAGGTCTTTGGGAAATGGTTGTCGAATTGGTGATGTGGAAGAATGTTGGGCGATCAGCATTTTGGTTTGGCTCTGGATCTATGCTTTTCCTCTCTTCATCCTTTTCAAGGGACATCGATTTcag TCCAATCAAGGTACTTTGCAACTTTGGTGTTGTAACGTTGGGCTTAGCCTTCTTCAAAGATTCCATTTCTCAGAG GCAGAACATGGAGCGTGCAAGGAGTTTCCAGTTGACCGAGGAGGATGTACTCCAGGTTGCCAAAGCGGTCTTGCCAGTTGCTAACTCCTTCATAACCATGACCCGAGTGATCTTCTCTGGCGATCCATCCATGACTCTGAAA GTGTTACCCGTTCTTCTGTTTGGTGCTAAATATGGGCATCTGTTCACAGTATGGAGGCTTCTAGCAACAG GTTTTTTTGGTTGTTTTACACTTCCAAGACTTTATAGCTGCTACTCGAGTCATATTCATGAAAAAG TTGGGGGTTTAAAAACCCAGATTCTGAATGCATGGAAGTCCTGTCCCCGCAAGAAACTTGTTGCAGCTGCTGCAGTGACAACCTTCTGGAATATGGTTGGTGTGAAGACACGCATAATGGCTG